The window TTGGCAAGTCTGGTTCATTCCAGATTTCAATGGCCACAAGCTGCGTGCTGAAGGCGTTTTCAAGGCCGATGACCGAGTTCGCGAAGGCGTCTCCCGCTGCGGCGAGATCACTGTCACTGCTTTGCGTCTTGTGGGTTAACGCTTTGGTTGAGCGAACAGTCATCAATACCGGTAGATCGGCGGATTTGGCGGAAGCGAAGGCTTCATCAATCTGGTGTTGGTACGCCGGGTTGCCCAGGCTGTTCGTCCATACGCCAAAGCGTACGAATCCGAACCCGGAGGCTTTGATCTGGTGGGCGTCGGCGGCTGAGAAATTCTGAATCTTGACCTGGACGCCTATTGTCTTGTTGTCTTGCGCTAGTGTTGAAAAAGCCTCGCTGGCATCAGCGTGGCTGCATGCGCCAAGTAAAAATAGTGTTGAAGTGGCAATCAGTCGCAAACGCGGGGAGGGCATAGCTGGATTTCCTGATGATTCAATGTGAGCCGGGTGAAAATAGCATTAGTCAGTTAATACAGCGATATCATCATTCCTCTATTCCAGGCGCTTCATTGTTAATTTTTGTCGGATAAACAACTTCCATATCTCAATTGTTATTTATGGTCCGTCTTTCCGGTTGGGCGTTTTTTAGGTGTCGTGGTATTTAATACGAAAGTATTTTCATGATGGATCCCTCTCCGGATGCGGGATGATCTTATCGGTTCAATAAACTCCTCGCTATACGTGGGCCGATTCGACACTACACGGGAAGAGTAGCCTTGTTCAGAAAGATTCTTGTGGTGTGCGTCGGCAATATTTGCCGAAGTCCGACCGCTGAACTGTTGCTTCGTCATGCGCTGCAACCTTCAGGTATTTCAGTGACCTCCGCGGGATTGAACGCGCGGGTGGGTGAGTCTATGGAGCCCGACGCACTTCGGGTTCTGGAAGAGCAAGGGCATGCAGCCCAAGGGTTTAAAGCGCGGCAGATCACGCCAGCCATTGTTAATGAATCAGACCTGATTCTGGTCATGGAAAAAGAGCATGTGCAGGGCGTACTAAAGATTGCATCACACGCCAGGGGCAAAGTGTTTCTTCTGGGGAAGTGGCAAAGCGAGCGCGAAATAAAGGACCCGTATCG is drawn from Pseudomonas sp. 31-12 and contains these coding sequences:
- a CDS encoding low molecular weight protein-tyrosine-phosphatase; this encodes MFRKILVVCVGNICRSPTAELLLRHALQPSGISVTSAGLNARVGESMEPDALRVLEEQGHAAQGFKARQITPAIVNESDLILVMEKEHVQGVLKIASHARGKVFLLGKWQSEREIKDPYRQGTAAFVHAHALIEDAVCSWAQRLGR